In Ornithodoros turicata isolate Travis chromosome 1, ASM3712646v1, whole genome shotgun sequence, the DNA window tgtgcaactcaagggccgggttagaattagaatgattatcaggaaattactgtgctacgtgtttaggaaagtgtcctttctttttacagctacgtcattttcactgcttattgtgtgtttacaacctgagtttggagattccttggaccaagaaagagacgacagatacctggctgtgtcgtccgcatgattcgccaacgtttttccatcccggtcctatgaggactatcatcttttgtgtgcctcatttcctgttcacacctacaccataatagacttgcgtagtttccaattgagaagtgtgaaacagaatctgtgttaccacagtaatcccgagaagtgcaggggaataggcaggagcaataggtggcagttatacttttaatggtagtgtaatACTTCTTATcattggcagtattatagcatgtgagggatataacacgtcaaacaatttcaggtaacgtttcataactcactaatggtacacttacacctcattatcattgtaagtgatacatctgtctgggaatgtccacaatttgtcattcccacggaagattgttctgccttgatacagcaaaacaaattttgatacctgccattgatccaatttttttagcaccactgttttgaaaacagctttcaagactgtaacttcagagatccttggcagagcattacctcttgtctctgtattataataattattattataatgacaggcaataagttacgcaaatgtgaataaatctttgtgttgacagagtgttgtccattcaagagccatcgcgcaagtccacatccaactcttcacgcacagatatttattatttgctatgcacagacagttatgagcgtgcaccacactggcaaggtcccttgggatctgaagcggggagtcacaaaaataaaaaataaaataaacagtttcgtaagtacttcaattgcaatgaaaatgggacggttggacagtaaattggacggtttcattataacagtggtacacaggaaaaaaactcggggtgttgggggggggggggatctggatcgatctctgggcacaaccaagtgtaaaattctggaagggttagtacatcctgaaatgaccctcacgcctcagaccccactactcgaataatgcacctcccttttacagtaagaggcctcttactatctacggcatatcctatcaaagctcacaggatagcaaatttggccaatgcttatgtgacagtgcctcgtagaacaaaaaaggaaacaagggcttaatctcaacgccgcatcagcatcattcatcatctcacaataacgttgttgttgtcagcctctgcacaaagatttgggtggacctgaaacggaccttttttttcttttcatttcctgttttcaagttattttgtcttggcatgtagctgtgagatgtcagtagaagccatgaagtcattctctttacttcttgaacttggatgaagaaagcactgttctggaagatcctaatttgtcagaggcgtcgtaaaggcattagtctAAAAACCAgatctctcagcaaaattgccgtgcacacacgtacattgtttgatgccgtttcatggatggatgggacttggatcagcagcacctggtccttctataacacagaccgtcaaaagtgcatctcaagttggctacgacaaccgcaaaaaacctacagcacacaaacagttcacaaacagagagataaaaggaaactgggaagtggtttatggcgcttatgttacggacagaggtactgtttgtatatAGTGCATGTTTCTAACatcagcacacaaacagcgtcagttcttccttcggggttcatagtttgcgaattgttctgtgtccaaaaattgcaAACACAtaatatgtatttaagtaatatacgtaccacttgcgcttgaccctgtcgagctgcctgcagctgtaatacacatgaaaaccgatcatgtctaccacattccacaaaagtcacaggttcagtaacagggaaagtttcatgataacgcgtccgacaacgagaaaagccaaCACGTTCACatgaatgacatcatgttcttttacttgtttattgtattttatctatctagttattaatcataggttaggggataccttacgttgtaccgatttagtcttttgctgctaagttactcacgcgcaagagtgacagatccgactgggaaactacatagacattgtgacttactgtcgaagttgctggctcgctttgttcgtggaacactgtcggaacggcgtcaagtttcaattcgttccttttttgtgtcaatccaagttgcacttgcacgatgttctcatccaggtacacattatcggtgaaatgcgaggagcatacacggacagcatgaacactccttgcttcatctggatacccgctagtgatgtagctgcttccaactttcgcttcgtctggggtctggctgtagctgtatccttggcgtgcgaaatcaaacatcgaggttttcgaaggaagttttcctggagtcaggaacgctgcgtcggtttcgaaacgacatctcacgcgaaggatgcaagcgtataGATAGTATCCGCGttactagaaagtgtcacatgtgaatacgggcgacgtgccggaaaaaaacaaagcagccccagacttggcggcagacgacagcgtccttcaaagcggattagccagattccaccttgcgtcacgcgatgttgttggcgctggcgctttcgaggatcaaaacgaaaccggatcttttaaattcgattcctcatcgcccggtccgttttggaaggagaaattttggcaaatagctcgtggtagtgtaccgaacacgttggtattggattcgtaaccacggttccggatgcgacagtccctttaaagccagagtgggaacactgcaccactttgggacccatctgggtccagaatggaacccgcttaaagccagaatgggaccactaacgccacttggggacccatctgggacaagaatggaacccgcttaaagccagagtgggaccattaataccacttggggacccatctgggaccattcaactgcaaatggaaccacttgggggccattcgggaaccagtcctgatttctgcctgggtTTGTCTGCTTTGTGTTCTGTTGATGTGATGATGTGTCCAACAACGATCTGTCATCTACATGAAGCTCATAGCATTTCTGCATGTGTGCTAATTGTGACAAAAGAAATATACAAAGAAGCACTGTTACACAAAAACAACAAATCTCTGTCGACTAAAATTGGAGAAATGTGGATACTACCACTTCGTGTAGTTTCCGTCCAAAAATAGACTACTCCGCACTCTTCAATCGCGGCAGAGTGCAGAGAAAAACTATTTGAAGCAGGCAATGTCTGTATGATCTGTGGCAACAAAAAGCTGTAACATGTCTAGGAAATCAATTAGCTGTATATCACCAGGAAGTGTTCTGGTACCCTTCAAAGCTGTCCTCATCAGTTTCTTCTCCCACTGTTGATATCATACTAATGCTGTGCACCTGTCCAAAAGACTTCAAAAATGTTACAAAGTCAGCAGCACGTCACAAAGTGGCTGCTTCCACGTGTGGACTTGGCAGATTATACGGAGTGGTGGTTGATGTAATCACTGGCCCACGTGATGTCTTTGTGTCAACGTTCTAaggattcaaaaagaaaaaaaaaacatctggaGATGGACCCACCCCTATTCTACCTGTTGAGCAATCATGCAGCTGCAGCTGGTAGAAGcaagagggggggagggggcgaaGCCACAGACAGGAAAGCTGTCGCTCCTGGCAACACTGGATCATCCTTTTTTGCGTACCTGCTTGCAGCTCTTCCAGTCATGTTAACTTCAGTGCCTGAAGCacaaaagaaataagaaatgcagAGCATGTTGAGTATGAATCGTGTATACACTGTGGGCTGCAGCTTCAGGTTCAGACACGTGTACACCTAGAGATAAGGTTTGTGCGATAGGGGGAGACGCCCCTGTCTCCGAGATGTTACTTAAGCGACGGTGGTAGGCAGCGGGAGCTAGTTTTTGCCTCGACTGGGTCTTGAGGCGACACGACACTACTCTGCACTAGAACATGTAAGACAATAAATCTTGTTTCTCTTGTTCAATTGCTGTGTTCGTGTTCTTCGGGGTTGCAGCGGGTCGAatacggaaccaccccgggtttgtgggccgcgGTTCCCACAGAATTGGCGCCCAACGGTGGTATTTTAGACCCGTCGTACCGTTTTCCCCGGAGGGCACAGCATAGTTGCAGGTAGTgtgcatttttgttttgtttgttttttggttCTGCCGCCGTCTGCGTTGCAGCGCAGGTTCTTCGACCGGAGATGCCTCCCAGGAAGAAGAACGGCCCAGACAGTGACGAGGACGAGCCTGCGCCAGTGGCTGAGGACATGCTTCGACAGATGGCATCCCTCTGTACGTTACTGACGCAGCAGCTTGGCAGCAGTACGCCCAGCCGTCCCCGGACACGCCCCTACGCCTGAACCTGACggtaccgacattttcgggctacAGCGACGTCAAGTCCGTCGAAGATTTCCTTGCGGACCTGGAAGCTTACCAGACAGCCGTTGGAGCAACCGACGAAGCCGTCCTGCGCCGGATACTACCCGCTGCATTGGTAAGCTCAGCTGCTGTGTGGCGCCGGTTTCAACCCGCATTTCCGTCCGTGACTGAATTTCAGCGGCTGTTTCGGGAGGAATTTTTGCCCCCGGATTACGAAATGCGTACGCGCGAAGAGCTTGCAGCCCGAACGCAGCATAGTGATGAGAGCCCTTTGGAATACATTCGGGCGATTCAGGAACTGTATCGGAGAGCGGACCCTCTCGTAGACGAAAAAGAGAAGGTGGCACGCGTTATCCGACAGTGCCACCCTCGGTTCAAGCCATATTTACGGGGTCAAAGTTCTACCTCCCTGTCGGAGTTAGCTACAGAAGCGCGCAGCATTCAGGCCGACTTGCTAGCTGAACTGCGTTACCGCCCACCCCCTAGACCGGAGGAGACTCTTGAGCCCAGTTGTGCATGGGGCGGACCGGTACAGGCGACGGAGCTGCATCCCCGTTGGCCTGCAGGACCGAATAGCGGAGCGTCGGCAGGTTCTTCCCACCGCTCACTCGATCCTTTTGCGCACGAGCAAAGGAACCGAGCGAGGCTTGTTGAGGAGACTTCGAGGAGCGCAGGACAGACGTAGCGAACGTCGCCGAACGCCAGGATACCGGCGCAACGACAGGACTGAGGGATTAACCCCACCGCGCTCTAATGGACTAAACGTTGGGAGACCGCGTTGTTACGGTTGCGTGCAACACGGACACATCCGTCTGGACTGCCCACATCGTACTTCGGCCACCCCAGAAAGAACCCCCCAGGGAAACTCGGAACGCCGACGGCGGTAACCTCAGATTACGAATTCCCGTCGTCGGCCAGAGCGAACATTGATAAGAGGCAAGTTACTTCTAACCGTGCTATCTTTTCTGATAATACAGTGGCCTCGGTCCCGCTTGCGTGCCGATTGCAAGATGACATCTGCAACATTGGACCGTTCATCGTGGTGCGCGCTCTGGGCAAAGACGTTGCAGGTTTGGTGGACACCGGAGCAGCTGTTTCCCTGATCGGCGACACCATCCACGACTGGTGCCGGGAGCGGAACATCTCGGTACGGACGACCAGGACTCGCCTAAGGCTCGCCTCTGATGCGGTTGTACCTGCCGGTGGCGCGGTGCGCCCTACCTTGACTGTCGATGGGCATCGGGTCAGACAACGCTTTGTTTACCTTCCTGGACTGGCAGGAGCAatgatcctgggacgcgacttcattatccggatgCGACTTGTCCTAGACTTTCGTCGCGGAGGCTACCAGCATGCATGCAGCAGTACCTTCTACCCATTCCTGGAGTGGTCAACCCCTGGAGCGGACCAACGCCGGACTGGTGAGGGAACCCAGGACGACTGCTCAAAGCGAAACCGGAAACCGACTGGCAACAGCAATGAACCTAAGCAGCAAGCCGCTGGAGTACTTCGCGGCGCTGGACCATCACTGCCCGTTGGAGAGCATCACGGAACCGGATACCAAACGCCTGTAGTTGCAACTGCTGCCTTGCATGAGGGTCTGCAAGGGTTTCCAGGAGCCTCAGAGCAACGAGAAATGCTGGAGCAAGCATTGCTACCCTTTTCCCGGATGTTTACGGAAAAACCAGGTTTGACCGAAGTCTTGGAACACGGCATAGACACCGGCGACGCAGGGCCTTGGAGATGCAACACGAGGCCGCTTAGCGTCCACAAGCGCAAGTTGCTCGATGCTGCGCTGAACGAAATGATCGAGACGGGTGCTGTAAGACCCTCACGCAGCCCGTGGGCCTTTCCGGTGGTACTCGCTCCGAAGAAAGATGGAACCGCAAGGTTGTGCGTGGACTACCGCCGGTTGAACGATGTGACGGTGAGAGATTCGTATCCATTTCCCTCTATAGACTCGGTCACGTACACGTTGGGATCAGTCCGTGTGTTTACAATCTTGACTGCAGTCGAGGATTCCTGCAGATACCGATAGCACCTAATGATGTCGAAaagacagcctttacctgtcataggggactGTTTGAGTTCGTCCGGCTTCCCTTCGGACTGTCCAATTCCCCGGCTAGTTTTCAGCGTATGATGGATGAGGTGCTCGGCGATGCGAAGTACAACTTCGCCATGGCTTATatggatgacgtagtaattttttcacgttcattccaggaacacctttcaCACCTGAAAGTGGTGTTGGGACGTATGCGAGCTGCTGGGTTGACGGTCAATCCTCGAAAGATGCAGTTGGCGACTAACCGCATCGACCATCTCGGGTTTACAGTGGAGTCCGACACTgtcaggccgaacgaggacaagctgAAGGCTATCCTAGACTACCCCCGCCCGCAGGATGGGAagagcttgcagcgcttccttggtATGATTGGATTTTATAGACAATTCATACCGCGGTGTTGATAAGACGGATATGACGCGTGCGGTGTGGATATGACGCAGCCACTAACCTGGCTATTGCGGAAAGGTGCGCGCTGGTCATGGGGAGCAGCACAGGATAATGCATTCTCCGTCCTGACGGAAGCGAGATCACCTGTCTGTATCTCCCAGGTCTTAATCGCCCTATTGTAACGCAGACAGACGCGAGCAATTTTGGACTGGGCGCAGTGTTGTTACAACAGCACGATGCTGAACTTCGGCCTGTGGAATTTGGAAGCCGCATGCTGACATCACCTGAACGAAATTACACCGTGACGGAGATAGAATGCCTAGCTATCATGTTCGCACTGAATAAGTTTGACATGTATCTGGATGGTGCGAAATTTGCAATCCAgactgaccatcaggcactcACCTGGCTGAGTAGATTGAAAAATCCCACCAGAAGACTTGCACATTGGAGTCTGACGTTGCAACGGTACGACTACTCGATCGAATATCGGAGGGGGACCTCTAACAAAGTGGCAGATGCGCTGTCTCGAGCACCTCTGCCCCTAGAGGACGTCGTTACCACGCAGGAGCTCGTAGCCGCGGTTCGACAAGCCGGAACGGACAGAGAGTTGGCGTGGGGACACATCGTGAGCCGGAAGGACATCGTGGAAGCCCAGAGGACGGACGGACTCTGTCAGCGTGTAGTAAGGTGGCTGGAGACAACGGGCCCAGCGGACGCCGGAGACGCTGAAGAGAGGTTAgactcctatcagctgagcgaggatggtctTCTGGTGAGGTACATCCCCCAGGCggacgaggaggaggaaggCGGCAACCCTTTCAGGATCGTAGTACCACGAAAGCTACGTAAGTTATTCCTCATATATTTCCATCACTCTGCTTTGGCAggtcacggtagcggcagcaagacttattctaaTTTATGTCGCATCACAGAATATATTTGGTTCTCAACTTTTTAGTGCAGATTCAGAATACAGTCGTTTTTACTGCGTACTTCACAAACAGTGTCCGTTGAAGTGGGCAACAAGCAGGCATCAGTGTCATCCGATACGGTGACTTCCCTGCACAAGCACATGAAATCATTGCAGTCGACGTGAAACAATTTTCAAACCATTGCAATAGATAAATTTTTCACAAGATGTTTAAATGATGCATACTACGAAGCAGTATAATAtcataatttatacatgtgtgacgcgtGTACTTACCTGCAAAGTTGTGTTCagctcgtcacctcggtgaagcaggATGACTGGTGGCAGAACAGCAGTTTCGTCCAGAGGTTTTCGCACTTGGCCTGCTGCGATGCAGCACAATGATCTGAGCACGCACGACACCGCTGCATCTCATTGCCGACTACTTCGAAACactttcgttttcgcgcacaGTCCAAAGGAATCGTTTGGTAGGaaacgcccgtcgtcgaagatgaacaATTTCTGCATCAACGAACACCACAACGTACACCAGGCATCTGTAGATCTTTCGAATACGCGGCACAGCAGCGACAGACAAGTTATTTGATTACTTTCACCGACTTTCACTTTCTGCTGCGCACGACCAATGTCACCACAGTGATCGCCCACGGCGTATGGCGATACACGCGATAAGCAATAACACAGACCACAGACGGCGCGGCGGATCGTGATGGAGCAGCTGCATGCTTTATTAATGAAGAACTATGCTGTTCGAAATGACTGGAAGCGAAGATTTTTAAAATAACGTCTAGCGTAAAAAAACGTAAAAGAGCGTCTAGCGTAAAAAAAGCGTCTAAAATaacgtagcgaacttagtcagacccaccaagaaatccgctcgatgtTGCAAATGAAACtgcccaaaaaagtcccgaaattgaggcttcagagtttcgtgtattcaacggcgcaccaaatcagtcgcaaagatgcgcggacaGCAGGACATGCGCCTGCCCCCATAAAAGAAAGAAGGTCGAAAAGAAACAGGGCGGTGAagagaggcggaatcatttttgtttgccgcttatcaacatatggtggaatgtcacccgccttgttatcggcgcgtcttgtgctgcatgccggtccggcgataaactgtccTAGCTCcatgggggcaggaacatgtccCCCTCTCCGTGCATCTTTCGACTGATTTGGTGCACCGttaaatacccgaaactctgaagcctcaatttcgggacttttcttaggcagttccatttgcaatatcgagcggatttcatggtggatctgactaagttcgctacgggctctctaatacTGTAAAAAAAagctaggttgacttgggaaattttggagttcaattaaagcaattcaatttcttttaattaaaatcaaataaatatttttgcaaggtggcaaattcaatTGCCACATAAATGCCGTTTACCcggtatttttccgtcgccccgtttttatGAAgcccgaatgacacgttttttgaaacacccatTATGTGAAATACGCACATAGTATGCCGAATTTGGAtacaagtgatgaatttaggcgGCTGGGgcaaagtcgccatcttgccatgtattGCGGCCTAGTCGCAGCGTAAAACACTGTAGACCGTAGAGTACAAATCCAATCCAAGTATAATCTGAGTCAGAGCAGCTGACACGAAAGCCCCAAAGCCTTTGCCGCACAAAAAGCAACATGGAAGAACACGCCGTTTGGTTGCGATGCTTGTATTTGTCTGCTTGTGTGTTCCAGGCTCGGAACTATTTTCAAGCGTGTTGAGAAGTTTCGAAGTTCATTCCCGTCCACATGGATTCAGTGCTTCATCTGTGATTGCTGTcttcgcaatctgtgtttgctATTGTGAGTGTTCCGGGTAGTGAAGCGAAGTACGAAAGGAATGGACGTTTGTGCAATGTGTGTCCCTATGGACCAGTTTGATACAGTGAGTTTGTTTCCTGCGCACGGAGTGAATAGGAGTCGTAAATTATGTTTACTTCACACAGTTAGTTTGCTTAGGACAGTGGACCTACTTATTACCCTTTTAGCAATGCCACAAAAAGATCACATATCTCTTTTTGCGTCTTTGCTTTCGAAATTTACATGAAATGTACATACAGAAGCAAAATAAACATTAAACTGCATTACATTGATCAGCAATGGGCGAAACATCCCAAATTGTGCACATTGTGTGCAAAATTTGTAGTTAAGCGAGGTACACGATACATTAGAGTACTCATAAAGTACTGTATATTGTAGTTGCTATCTCGCTGTTTGGTGAACACAAAGAGCTAGAGAGCAATTACATTTTGAATGGTGTACTTGGCTTGTGCTTTTTCATTGCTCCAGTTGACCAGTTCATTTCTCGCGGATGAATATGAAGTGGATCCGGTGGAATAATTGAacttctgtatgcaataagggggtaAGCCGACCTATACATTTTTTAATATTATTCGTGTGATGACATCAAACGACCAGTCAAAGAAAGTTTAGAATGGTATTGCATTTTATTGGCCTGCTACAGAGGGGTAACATCTGTGTCGATGAGATGAATAGTGATATTAGACCCTTTTTTACCCACTCATTCAAATCCTGTACCTTCAATTTTGTTACAATGTCGACATGATTTAGACTTCCATTTGAGAAACAAGTTCACCCTATCTGacgtgaccgtgtcagcagtgtTACTCACGAATTGTTGTCGGAGAAACATGTACACTATGCTAATAAGTCGCAGTATATGCTGGTCACCTTGGATACCATTTCTAGGGTGAGAAGTTAccagcagaacaagtcgggtaATGGCTGCTCCTGCTCTACCTGCTTATTCTACCCAATTCATCCTACCTGATACCACCATTCTTCAGCCATCATCGTCGGACTCGCGGAATTTTTTACGAAATCCCTGTGCTCAGACTTTGAAAAATGTGGGAATTCATATCCCTTATTTTGTTCAATGAGACACATCCTAAGACGGTGCTAACaagacatgcatgtagagtagataTATACGTGCATGGTACATATTTTAGATTTAGGTTATTGAAAAAACAACGCTGTAATTACCTTGCCAAATATACACTTGAAGCTTTCTCGACTTGTGATTTTTCGACTTAACCCATTTTTGCACACACAGGTTCAACGGGCATTTCCACTCTCACAACAGTCGCCTGTACGACTGCAAAATTCAACTGCAAAACTGCAGTCGTGCAAAATACGACTGCAACAGGATCCTGCTACTGATCTATTGGTATTTAATGGACTACGAAGACATCATTTTGGACAAGGAGGAGACAAGCCAATATATTATTATACGTTTCATATAAAGAACATGCTTTCTAAAGCAACAACAAAAGAGGCATGGAACGTTCTGTCTGATTTGTCTGCTTTTTAGAACATGGTCCTTGTGCTACGCATGAAAAGATTGAAATGTAAAAATATGAAACGAAAATATGTGTGCCTTCTGGTCTCCCCTTTTTCACTCATcaagtaaagggtaaaaaacaATCACCCATTTCGAAAGCATATGTGAGTTTCTTTTCACCTCCGTTTGCTTTTCAGTTTCTTCCCGTTATCTATCACTTTGATTACTTCAATGGGTATTTAATTAACCGGAGTAACCGGCTCTCTTCATGAGTGCCACATTCCACACTATTTTATTTTCCAAATACCAAGCCAAACAGTATGTTGTACTGATAACCGAAAGGAACAGTGTAAGTAATCAAATCAGGGATGGTGAACATAGCAATTATTCAAAAATAAGCTACTGCTTTTTCTATAGCACAACATTTCTGTAAATTTTGACGTTCCTGACTTGAGACTAAGGAAGGACATAAGAGTAGCACAATAGTTATGTCATCTCAACATGCAAAGCCTGTCGACGCTGCACTCTCTTCTCCAAAATGAACTATCTCACAAAAGATTTACCGTTGCTATGTACGATATTATTCCGTGTTGTTTTTGCATTACGAGTTGAGTATTTGATGGGAAAGCGGCTGATAAAAGTACTTGGAGCACTATAACAAGTATACCCTTCAAAAAGCATTTAAAGTAAAGTAGAATTACACAGAAATGTAATTAAAGTAGCAATTCACTGTTTGGTTCTTAAGTACCGCAAACACGGAACATTTGTACTCAAGCTGGAAACAGGTCAGCACAAGATTCTGACGGGCTGCTGGCTTGGCCATCTGAGATATGCAGTACATAAATAAGGCAAAGAGGTCACGGAGAAGTACATAAATGAATCAGCTGTATAACTGATATAGCTGATATAGGTCGAAAGCTATACACATAAAGTTGTAGCAGAATTTCAGAATTGATGAGCTATCAAAGCCGTAGTATCAGTTTAATGTTTGCGCCTAGCTCCACATCCAAGCGTTTTCGCGCTGTATAGTTTAGACAGGACGTAAAACGAATGCCAGATTATTTTATCAGGACCTGACCATACTGCAGATATTTCATACAATAACCGCGCATCGACAATATATCTATTTGAAAGGGGAGTAGAAAATATGTTTTTTC includes these proteins:
- the LOC135370913 gene encoding uncharacterized protein LOC135370913 codes for the protein MFDFARQGYSYSQTPDEAKVGSSYITSGYPDEARSVHAVRVCSSHFTDNVYLDENIVQVQLGLTQKRNELKLDAVPTVFHEQSEPATSTLQAARQGQAQVKDQVLLIQVPSIHETASNNDLPEQCFLHPSSRSKENDFMASTDISQLHAKTK